A region of Flavobacterium indicum GPTSA100-9 = DSM 17447 DNA encodes the following proteins:
- a CDS encoding glycosyltransferase family 4 protein, producing MKQNSKILFLALAYPKIPKSSNLYTDLMEEFRDQGHEVFIVAPAVNDSEVGLINEEGISVIRVKTLPLLNVNPIKKGIANVLLPYQYKKAIKKYFKSDSLDLIIMPTPPISLVDVASWLKKKYHSKLYLILRDIFPQNAVDLGLLKKGGLFYNFFRKKEQLLYDVADEIGCMSQGNIDYVVRHNPNVKKEKLHLLPNWQKEIPQFDGDKIALRKKYNFDDNFVIIFGGNIGLPQKLENILAVAELHQPDDKVLFFIVGQGTEKTKIESLVREKNLKNVVIKNSLPREDYQNIISVADCGLISLHEDFTIPNIPSKSLSYFNAKIPILAAIDENTDYGIHIQDEVKAGAWAPSNKPNLIKEKIDLLRTNPQLCNEMGENGYRYFVNNVTPKHSYEVIDKRIN from the coding sequence GTGAAACAAAATAGTAAAATCCTTTTCTTGGCTTTAGCCTATCCCAAAATTCCAAAATCGAGTAATTTATACACCGATTTAATGGAAGAATTTCGCGACCAAGGCCATGAAGTTTTTATAGTGGCGCCGGCTGTGAATGATTCTGAAGTCGGATTGATAAATGAAGAAGGAATTTCTGTAATTCGTGTGAAAACATTACCCTTATTGAATGTAAATCCAATAAAAAAAGGTATTGCAAATGTTTTGTTGCCCTATCAATATAAAAAAGCAATTAAAAAATATTTCAAATCTGATTCGTTAGATTTAATCATCATGCCAACACCACCAATTAGTTTGGTTGATGTGGCAAGTTGGTTGAAAAAGAAATACCACTCGAAGTTGTATTTGATTTTAAGAGATATTTTTCCGCAAAATGCAGTAGATTTAGGCTTGCTAAAAAAAGGAGGCTTGTTTTACAATTTCTTCAGAAAAAAAGAACAGTTGTTGTATGATGTCGCGGATGAAATTGGTTGTATGTCGCAAGGAAACATTGATTATGTTGTGCGTCATAATCCAAATGTAAAAAAAGAAAAGTTACATTTACTGCCCAATTGGCAAAAGGAAATACCACAGTTTGATGGAGACAAAATAGCTTTGAGAAAGAAGTACAATTTTGATGATAATTTCGTTATTATTTTTGGAGGAAATATAGGTTTACCGCAGAAATTAGAAAATATTTTGGCTGTTGCTGAATTGCATCAACCTGATGATAAAGTGTTATTTTTTATCGTAGGACAAGGAACTGAGAAAACTAAAATTGAAAGCTTAGTTCGTGAAAAAAATCTTAAAAATGTAGTTATTAAAAATTCATTACCAAGAGAGGATTATCAAAATATAATTTCTGTTGCGGATTGCGGATTAATAAGCTTACATGAAGATTTTACCATTCCAAATATACCGTCTAAATCGTTAAGTTATTTCAATGCAAAAATTCCAATTTTAGCTGCAATTGATGAAAATACAGATTATGGAATCCATATTCAGGATGAAGTTAAAGCAGGAGCTTGGGCGCCATCTAATAAACCAAATCTAATCAAAGAAAAAATTGATTTATTGCGTACAAATCCGCAACTTTGTAATGAAATGGGCGAAAATGGGTATCGTTATTTTGTAAATAATGTTACACCGAAACATAGTTATGAGGTAATAGATAAAAGAATCAATTAA
- a CDS encoding sugar transferase — protein MYKIIKPILDFLLAVLGFIVLLPVFLLVTILLFFANQGKPFFVQRRPGKNCKVFSIIKFKTMNDKKDASGKLLHDSERLTAVGKFVRKTSLDEIPQLLNVIKGDMSLIGPRPLLTDYVHLYNEFQNRRHEVKPGITGWAQVNGRNAISWDKKFELDVYYVDHISFGLDIKIIFLTIKKVLIREGINAENAATIEPFQGQY, from the coding sequence GTGTATAAAATAATAAAACCAATTTTAGATTTTCTATTGGCGGTGTTAGGATTTATTGTCTTATTGCCTGTTTTTCTATTGGTTACTATTTTGTTGTTTTTTGCTAATCAAGGAAAACCATTTTTTGTACAACGTCGTCCAGGAAAAAACTGTAAAGTGTTTTCTATTATCAAGTTCAAAACGATGAATGATAAAAAAGATGCTTCAGGTAAGTTATTACATGATTCGGAACGACTAACTGCAGTTGGTAAATTTGTTAGAAAAACTTCTTTAGATGAAATTCCTCAGTTACTTAATGTAATCAAAGGCGATATGAGCTTAATTGGACCGAGACCTTTATTGACCGATTATGTCCACTTATACAATGAATTTCAAAATCGTCGACACGAAGTAAAACCAGGTATTACAGGTTGGGCACAAGTCAACGGTAGAAATGCTATTTCTTGGGATAAAAAATTTGAATTAGATGTGTATTATGTAGACCATATTTCTTTTGGGTTAGACATAAAAATTATATTTTTGACGATTAAAAAAGTACTTATTAGAGAAGGTATAAATGCTGAAAATGCAGCCACCATAGAACCTTTTCAAGGACAATATTAA
- a CDS encoding acetyltransferase: protein MKKLVIIGAGGFGREVKMLVDQINAVRPTYTFVGFYDDGKEVGTLVNGFPVLGNVADLNAVNEPLVVVLALGNPVYKKNVVTMLTNPLLSFDTLIHPSVIIGNDAVSIGKGTVICAGNIITCNISIHDFVTLNLACTIGHDTILDNFVSLMPGVNVSGEVRLGEGVYVGTGAKIINQLEIGNNTTVGAGAVVSKALPANCTAVGIPAKPIKFHS from the coding sequence ATGAAAAAACTTGTAATTATTGGTGCTGGAGGATTTGGAAGAGAAGTTAAAATGCTTGTAGACCAAATCAATGCTGTTCGTCCTACATACACTTTTGTTGGATTTTATGACGATGGAAAAGAAGTTGGTACTCTAGTAAATGGTTTTCCTGTTCTTGGAAACGTTGCGGATTTAAATGCAGTTAACGAGCCATTAGTGGTAGTTCTCGCTTTAGGAAATCCGGTTTATAAAAAAAACGTGGTTACCATGTTGACAAATCCATTATTGTCCTTTGATACTTTAATTCATCCTTCTGTAATTATAGGAAATGATGCAGTTTCTATTGGTAAAGGAACCGTTATTTGTGCGGGTAACATTATAACGTGTAATATTTCTATTCATGATTTTGTAACCTTAAATTTGGCTTGTACCATTGGTCATGATACTATTTTAGATAATTTTGTTTCGTTGATGCCGGGCGTAAATGTTTCTGGTGAAGTACGATTAGGCGAAGGCGTATATGTAGGAACAGGAGCTAAAATTATCAACCAATTAGAAATAGGAAATAATACAACTGTGGGTGCAGGAGCAGTGGTGTCAAAAGCACTACCTGCTAATTGTACGGCTGTTGGGATACCAGCAAAACCAATTAAATTTCATTCGTAA
- a CDS encoding DegT/DnrJ/EryC1/StrS family aminotransferase, whose protein sequence is MQQEKIWLSSPHMGGNEQKYVQEAFDSNWVAPLGPNVNGFEQDLEKYLNEDVFVGALSSGTAALHLALIMLGVEAGDEVICQSMTFAASANPIAYLGATPVFIDSEKDTWNMCPIALEQAIEDRMAKGKKPKAIIPVHLYGMPAKMDEIMAIATKYDIPVIEDSAEALGSSYKGQKCGTFGTMSILSFNGNKIITTSGGGALVTKSKEVKDKAVFLSTQARDNAPHYQHSHIGYNYRMSNICAGIGRGQMEVLDAHVQLRRKAHQFYMDFFKSMNDVVVLHEPNNAFYSNHWLTAIVLESYEKREALRLAFEAENIETRPLWKPMHLQPIFQNVPYYGTNVSESLFDKGLCLPSGSNLKEEEFLRIQNVLKDFFKL, encoded by the coding sequence ATGCAACAAGAAAAAATATGGCTTTCTTCGCCACATATGGGAGGAAATGAACAAAAATATGTTCAAGAAGCTTTTGATAGCAATTGGGTCGCACCACTTGGTCCAAATGTAAATGGTTTTGAACAAGATTTAGAAAAGTATTTGAATGAAGATGTTTTTGTTGGTGCGTTAAGTTCAGGGACAGCAGCGCTACATTTAGCTTTAATTATGCTGGGTGTAGAAGCTGGAGATGAAGTGATTTGTCAATCCATGACTTTTGCAGCTTCTGCAAATCCAATTGCATATCTAGGAGCAACCCCCGTTTTTATTGATAGTGAAAAGGATACTTGGAACATGTGTCCTATTGCCTTAGAACAAGCGATTGAAGACCGAATGGCTAAAGGTAAAAAGCCGAAGGCTATTATTCCGGTTCATTTGTATGGAATGCCAGCAAAAATGGATGAAATCATGGCTATTGCCACTAAATATGATATTCCTGTAATTGAAGATAGTGCTGAAGCCTTAGGGAGCTCATATAAAGGTCAAAAATGCGGAACTTTTGGAACTATGTCTATTTTGTCCTTTAACGGGAATAAAATTATCACAACTTCAGGCGGAGGCGCTTTGGTAACTAAGTCTAAAGAAGTTAAAGATAAAGCCGTGTTTCTTTCTACACAAGCCAGAGATAATGCCCCTCATTACCAACATTCACATATTGGATATAATTACCGAATGAGTAATATTTGTGCTGGTATTGGGCGTGGACAAATGGAAGTTTTAGATGCACATGTGCAATTAAGACGAAAAGCCCATCAATTTTATATGGATTTTTTTAAATCTATGAATGATGTAGTCGTGTTGCATGAACCTAATAATGCATTCTATTCCAATCATTGGTTAACAGCAATAGTGTTAGAATCTTATGAAAAAAGAGAAGCCTTACGTTTAGCATTTGAAGCAGAAAATATTGAAACAAGACCACTTTGGAAACCGATGCATTTACAACCGATTTTTCAAAATGTACCCTATTATGGAACAAATGTTTCAGAATCTTTATTCGATAAAGGATTGTGCTTGCCTTCAGGGTCAAATTTAAAAGAGGAGGAGTTTTTAAGAATTCAAAATGTATTAAAAGATTTCTTTAAACTTTAA
- a CDS encoding polysaccharide biosynthesis protein, with product MPENTSNNQSVSSSFLKNKFLNLGYLPRWVIFSIDIAIVLFANLVTYLIVSNLTFKYYDTASVFQRTFIIVFTQIFFFFVFKSYAGIIRHSTLNDGFNLFKSTFSTFLALAILNYAHFYWVGSKIFLMPALVLTFLISFIFLLSFRIAVKIIYQVYIEASQVSSYQKVVIYGTDSHAIALANAINAEQPRKYRLVGFVDKYKNKATKTILDVPILSHDKSIVKILDALNAKNLIIADRNIPNKLQLLIVDQCLEHNIKLLTVPVVADWNNQKRITKSIKTFEILDLLDRKPIVLDNTKISNQLTDKIVLITGAAGSIGSEIVRQVLAFKPRKILVLDQAETPLYQLVLELEKVIAIEIVSLIADVRDKEQMRKIFEKYQPQFVFHAAAYKHVPLMEENPTQAIYTNVLGTKNMADLAVKFKVERFVMVSTDKAVNPSNVMGASKRIAEKYVQSLSAYLEQMKESSTKFITTRFGNVLGSNGSVVPLFTKQINEGGPLTITHPDIIRYFMTIPEACQLVLEAGAMGNGGEIYIFDMGKPVKIIDLAEKMIRLAGYVPNEDIEIKVVGLRPGEKLYEELLNDAAKTLPTHHEKIMIAKDELEDYISISTEIDELIEIAKDKKPHEVVAKMKIIVPEFVSLNSEYQSLDN from the coding sequence GTGCCCGAAAATACTAGCAATAATCAATCCGTTAGTTCTTCTTTTTTGAAGAATAAGTTTCTCAATTTAGGTTATTTACCTCGATGGGTTATTTTTTCTATAGATATTGCTATAGTGCTTTTTGCTAATTTGGTAACCTATCTAATTGTTTCCAATTTAACATTTAAGTATTATGATACAGCATCAGTTTTTCAGCGAACTTTTATCATAGTATTTACACAAATATTTTTCTTTTTTGTGTTTAAATCTTATGCAGGTATCATAAGACATTCTACTTTAAATGATGGTTTTAATCTTTTTAAATCCACATTTAGCACTTTTCTTGCCTTAGCCATATTGAATTATGCTCATTTTTATTGGGTGGGATCTAAAATATTTTTAATGCCGGCTTTAGTGTTAACATTTTTAATCTCATTTATATTTTTATTATCATTTAGGATTGCGGTAAAAATAATTTATCAAGTATACATCGAAGCGAGTCAGGTATCCAGTTATCAAAAAGTAGTGATTTATGGAACTGATAGTCATGCAATAGCTCTGGCAAATGCAATTAATGCAGAACAACCCCGAAAATATAGATTAGTAGGATTTGTTGATAAATACAAAAACAAGGCAACCAAAACGATATTAGATGTGCCAATTCTATCGCATGATAAATCAATTGTTAAGATTTTAGATGCATTAAACGCAAAAAATTTAATAATCGCAGATCGAAATATTCCAAACAAGTTGCAATTGTTGATTGTTGATCAATGTTTAGAACACAATATAAAATTACTAACAGTGCCAGTTGTTGCCGATTGGAATAATCAAAAGCGTATAACAAAAAGTATTAAAACTTTTGAAATTTTAGATTTATTAGATCGAAAACCAATTGTGTTAGATAACACAAAAATATCCAATCAATTAACTGATAAAATTGTCCTTATAACTGGTGCTGCAGGGTCAATAGGAAGTGAAATTGTTAGACAAGTTTTAGCGTTTAAACCGAGAAAAATTCTGGTTTTAGATCAAGCAGAAACCCCTTTATATCAATTAGTTTTAGAATTAGAAAAAGTAATTGCAATTGAAATTGTTTCATTGATTGCCGATGTTAGAGATAAAGAACAAATGAGAAAGATATTCGAAAAATACCAACCTCAATTTGTTTTTCACGCCGCTGCTTACAAACATGTTCCTTTAATGGAAGAGAATCCAACTCAAGCAATTTATACCAATGTTTTAGGAACTAAAAATATGGCTGATTTAGCCGTTAAATTTAAAGTGGAACGTTTTGTAATGGTTTCAACCGATAAAGCGGTGAATCCAAGTAATGTAATGGGAGCTAGTAAACGAATTGCAGAAAAGTATGTGCAATCTCTTTCAGCCTATTTAGAGCAAATGAAAGAGTCTTCCACTAAATTTATAACTACTCGGTTTGGAAATGTTTTGGGTTCAAACGGCTCTGTAGTTCCTTTATTTACAAAGCAAATTAATGAGGGTGGACCTTTGACTATAACGCATCCAGATATCATTCGGTATTTTATGACTATTCCAGAAGCTTGTCAGTTAGTATTAGAAGCAGGTGCTATGGGAAATGGTGGTGAAATTTATATATTTGATATGGGTAAACCCGTTAAAATTATCGATTTAGCCGAAAAAATGATTCGATTAGCAGGTTATGTTCCTAACGAGGATATAGAAATTAAAGTAGTTGGATTAAGGCCAGGTGAAAAACTCTACGAAGAGTTGTTAAACGATGCTGCCAAAACGCTTCCGACGCATCACGAAAAAATTATGATTGCTAAGGATGAACTAGAGGATTATATTTCGATAAGTACTGAAATTGATGAATTAATTGAGATAGCAAAAGATAAAAAACCTCACGAAGTAGTCGCTAAAATGAAAATTATTGTGCCTGAATTTGTTAGCTTAAATTCGGAATATCAATCGTTAGATAATTAA
- a CDS encoding polysaccharide biosynthesis/export family protein, whose translation MVSRIFGIFLTFLLITSCNSSKNIAYLQNTGKLNNDIKFESTLQADDQLLIIVSSENPEVAAPYNLKSVVYQGTSENSIAQERQQAFLIDQNGTIEFPMLGSIKLAGLTRIQAVEKIKSLLKDHIKDPIVNLRLLNFKISVLGEVNKPGVYPINSERVTLVEALALAGDLTIYGKRNDILVIREKDGVKTYQKIDITKTDFVNSPYYYLSQNDVIYVEPNKTRVNSSVIGPNLTVGISALSLVVTILALTLK comes from the coding sequence ATGGTTAGTAGAATTTTCGGAATATTTTTAACTTTTTTGTTGATTACTTCATGTAATTCTTCAAAAAACATTGCTTATCTGCAAAATACAGGCAAACTAAATAACGATATAAAATTTGAGTCGACTTTGCAAGCAGATGATCAATTGTTGATTATCGTTTCTTCCGAAAATCCTGAAGTTGCTGCTCCTTATAATTTAAAATCAGTAGTTTATCAAGGAACTTCTGAAAATTCAATTGCCCAAGAAAGACAGCAAGCTTTTTTGATTGATCAAAATGGTACCATAGAATTTCCTATGTTGGGTTCTATTAAACTAGCTGGATTAACAAGAATTCAGGCGGTAGAAAAAATTAAGTCTTTATTGAAGGATCATATCAAAGACCCTATAGTTAATTTACGTTTATTGAATTTCAAAATATCAGTTTTAGGAGAAGTAAATAAACCAGGTGTGTATCCAATAAATAGCGAAAGAGTTACGTTAGTTGAAGCATTAGCTTTAGCTGGTGATTTGACTATTTATGGAAAAAGAAATGATATTTTAGTAATAAGAGAAAAAGACGGAGTTAAGACGTATCAAAAAATTGATATAACTAAAACTGACTTTGTAAATTCTCCGTATTATTATTTGTCGCAAAATGATGTAATTTATGTTGAACCAAATAAAACAAGGGTCAACTCATCCGTGATTGGACCTAATTTAACGGTTGGTATTTCAGCATTGTCATTAGTAGTGACAATTTTAGCTTTAACTTTGAAGTAA
- a CDS encoding GumC family protein, with the protein MQKYSQNFDEDLDQSLNIREQLDKYLIKWHWFAIGIVFSLALAFLYIRYSVPQYSATASILVKDERKGGLASELSAFQDLGMLKNVKSNVDNEIEVIKSRTLIKKTVNDLGLNISYINEGRIKDGEIYYNCPIKVLFYKQNPKFYNEFHQLRVESVSSSTFNFFDGTTNLGTFKYGENIKYLEGYCTVIKNKLEKERTWDTFSIKVQVLPIEGVTDNYRSRLKVLALSKNTSVIELNFIDPIHFRAKDFLNTLVKNYNQDAIEGKNFIAENTSKFIEQRLRLISGELEGVEKDAETFKRTNRVTDITSEAGLFLENASEFEKREIETETQLKVVNTMMDYLKNAKNENLLPANILTSDVDASDVINQYNNLVLERNRLLKTAGEKNAMVLAIDKKIASLRSTVDASLQQLKRSLLIKKNDLAKQNALVEGRISQIPTQEKEFRVIARQQQVKEALYLYLLQKREETAISLAVTEPNAKVIDEATASSNPVSPNKMVVYLIAIVLGFLIPFGIIYLIHFLDTKLKSRLDIEKATTIPFLGDVPKSETPNELIHVSSRTSTAEAIRIVRTNLEFLLKDVADDKAKTIFLTSTFPKEGKTFISVNLASTIALSDKKVLLIGLDIRNPKIDSYLKLPNLGLTNYLSSSKNVTIDEYIVKIDNYTHFDVLPAGVIPPNPAELLMSKKVTALFEELKERYDYIIVDTAPVSLVTDTLIVAHLADAFIYVARANYLDKRMLKLPQQLYRESKLPNMSILINDTVTQKGYGYGYGYGYGYGYGVEVEKPSLLQRIKSIFTFK; encoded by the coding sequence ATGCAAAAATATAGTCAAAATTTTGATGAAGATTTAGATCAAAGTCTGAATATTAGAGAGCAATTAGATAAATATTTAATCAAATGGCATTGGTTTGCTATTGGGATAGTATTTTCACTAGCATTGGCATTTTTATATATAAGATATTCTGTACCACAATATAGCGCAACCGCTTCAATATTGGTGAAGGATGAAAGAAAAGGAGGTTTGGCCTCGGAATTATCTGCTTTTCAAGATTTAGGAATGTTGAAAAATGTGAAAAGTAATGTTGATAATGAAATTGAAGTCATAAAATCAAGAACATTAATTAAGAAAACAGTTAACGATCTCGGTTTGAATATTTCCTATATCAATGAAGGTAGGATTAAAGATGGAGAGATATATTATAACTGTCCAATAAAAGTTTTATTCTATAAACAAAATCCAAAATTTTACAATGAATTTCATCAATTAAGAGTAGAATCTGTTTCGTCATCAACTTTCAATTTCTTTGATGGGACTACTAATTTAGGTACTTTTAAGTATGGTGAAAATATAAAATATTTAGAAGGATACTGCACCGTAATTAAAAACAAGTTAGAAAAAGAACGCACTTGGGATACATTTTCTATAAAAGTACAAGTGTTGCCTATTGAAGGTGTGACCGATAATTACCGTTCTAGGCTAAAAGTATTAGCATTGAGTAAAAATACTAGTGTTATTGAGTTAAACTTCATTGATCCTATTCATTTTAGAGCAAAAGATTTTTTAAATACGTTGGTTAAAAATTATAATCAAGATGCAATTGAAGGAAAAAATTTTATTGCTGAAAATACTTCTAAATTTATTGAACAACGTTTGCGTTTAATTTCTGGCGAATTGGAAGGAGTTGAAAAAGACGCTGAGACTTTTAAACGAACAAATCGTGTGACAGATATAACATCAGAAGCTGGATTATTTTTAGAAAATGCAAGTGAATTTGAAAAACGTGAAATAGAAACAGAAACGCAACTTAAGGTAGTTAATACTATGATGGATTATCTTAAAAATGCAAAGAATGAAAATTTATTACCAGCTAATATTTTAACAAGTGATGTTGATGCATCAGATGTTATTAATCAGTATAATAACTTAGTTTTAGAACGTAATAGATTACTTAAAACAGCTGGTGAAAAAAATGCAATGGTATTAGCTATTGATAAAAAAATTGCTTCTTTACGCAGTACAGTTGATGCAAGTTTACAACAATTAAAACGTTCTTTGTTAATAAAGAAAAATGATTTAGCTAAACAAAATGCATTGGTAGAAGGAAGAATTTCTCAAATTCCTACTCAAGAAAAAGAGTTTAGAGTTATAGCCAGACAACAACAAGTAAAGGAAGCTTTGTACTTGTATTTATTACAAAAGCGAGAAGAAACAGCCATCTCATTAGCTGTAACTGAGCCTAATGCTAAAGTAATAGATGAAGCAACGGCTTCTTCCAATCCGGTTTCTCCTAATAAAATGGTTGTGTATTTAATTGCAATTGTTTTAGGATTTTTGATACCATTTGGCATTATTTATCTTATCCATTTTTTAGATACAAAACTAAAATCGAGATTGGATATTGAAAAAGCAACAACAATTCCGTTCTTAGGTGATGTGCCTAAAAGTGAAACACCTAATGAATTAATTCATGTTAGCAGTAGAACCAGTACGGCAGAAGCAATCCGAATTGTTAGAACGAATTTAGAATTTTTATTAAAGGATGTTGCAGATGATAAAGCTAAAACAATATTTTTAACTTCTACATTTCCAAAAGAAGGGAAAACATTTATCTCGGTTAATTTAGCTTCAACAATTGCTTTATCCGATAAAAAGGTTTTGCTTATAGGATTAGATATTCGAAATCCTAAAATTGATAGTTATTTAAAATTACCCAATTTAGGATTGACAAATTATTTATCATCATCTAAAAATGTTACTATTGATGAGTATATCGTAAAAATTGATAATTATACTCATTTTGATGTTTTACCTGCGGGTGTAATTCCGCCTAATCCTGCGGAGTTGCTTATGAGTAAAAAAGTAACTGCACTTTTTGAAGAATTAAAAGAAAGATACGACTATATAATTGTTGATACAGCTCCTGTAAGTTTGGTAACAGATACCTTAATTGTTGCTCATTTAGCAGATGCTTTTATTTATGTTGCTCGTGCAAATTATTTAGACAAGCGTATGTTGAAATTACCGCAACAATTGTATAGAGAGTCAAAATTGCCTAATATGTCAATTTTAATTAATGACACCGTTACTCAAAAAGGCTATGGCTACGGCTATGGTTACGGTTACGGCTACGGTTATGGAGTTGAAGTTGAAAAACCTTCACTGTTGCAACGAATAAAATCTATTTTTACTTTTAAATAA
- a CDS encoding tyrosine-protein phosphatase: MLSIFKSKPELVNLIPNDFVDIHSHILPGIDDGAKNINDSNYLLNSMKNMGFKKVITTPHTMKNVWNNTSETIQNSRKIIETELAELHQTLNLQAASEYFIDEHFVELFKTQPLLTLKDNYVLVEMSYLNPPIPLHEYLFELQLAGYQPILAHPERYVYYHHNFNDYEKLKKMGCYFQVNLLSTVGYYGKDVAIAADKLLQADMINFAGSDIHHKQHIDSFKRKTVIKSNKQLEKVIENNQFFK, from the coding sequence ATGCTTTCCATTTTCAAATCGAAACCCGAGTTAGTAAATTTAATCCCAAATGATTTTGTGGATATTCATTCTCATATATTACCTGGAATTGATGATGGAGCAAAAAACATTAACGACAGTAATTATTTATTAAATTCTATGAAGAATATGGGGTTTAAAAAAGTAATTACAACACCTCATACCATGAAGAATGTGTGGAACAACACATCCGAAACCATACAAAACAGTCGTAAAATCATTGAAACAGAATTAGCCGAATTACATCAAACACTAAATTTGCAAGCTGCTTCAGAATATTTTATAGACGAACATTTCGTAGAATTATTTAAAACCCAACCGCTGTTAACTTTAAAAGACAATTACGTTTTGGTAGAAATGTCCTATTTGAATCCGCCTATTCCTTTACATGAATATTTATTTGAATTACAATTAGCAGGCTACCAACCTATATTAGCCCATCCTGAAAGATATGTTTATTACCACCACAATTTTAATGATTATGAAAAACTAAAAAAAATGGGGTGTTATTTTCAAGTAAATTTACTTTCAACAGTTGGCTACTATGGCAAAGATGTTGCAATTGCCGCAGATAAACTTCTGCAAGCAGATATGATTAATTTTGCAGGATCAGACATTCACCACAAACAACATATTGATTCTTTTAAAAGAAAAACGGTTATTAAAAGCAACAAACAACTAGAAAAAGTTATTGAAAACAATCAGTTTTTCAAGTAG